TATTGACCGCCTGGCGGCTGACTCCTAAAATTTCAGCAATTTCGCTGACAGTTTTTTCAATCGCCATAACTTCCTCTAATATCTTTTTCTATGAAATACTCTATTAGATAGTAACATAAGTAGGCTAAGCTGTCAAATGAAGCAAAGAAAGGCTACGCCTTGATACCACGATTAGTGGGCCTCTGTCATTTCAGGAAGATGGAGGCTTGATTGTGCTAAGTCAATGGTGAGTTGGTAATCGGTTTGATCACGCACAGTGATTTCAAAGTCCGTCGTGTAAAGGACCAAGCGAAGAGTTGCACCTTTTTCGAGCTTGTAGATGGTTGGCTGGAGATCAAAGTCAAATTCCATCCACTCGCCTGGCGTTACGGCCTCAACTTCTAAGAGGTCATGCCGGTTTTGGAGGTTGAGATAACCTTTCGAAATCACTCGTTGGCCCGCTTCCTTGAATGGCAATTCAGTCAAGTTGTCTAGCATATGGTAGCGACCATTATCCAGCGTACGGACTGACAAGACAGCAGGATAGGGTTGGAGGTATTTCTTGCTTCCAAGCTCTAAGAGTTGGGCTGAGAGAAGACCTTTATTGGTGCTGGAGTGAAGTCGCAGGTGAAGGCGAGCTTTCCCATTGAGGTGTAGGTCTTCTTCGATTGGAAGGTCAATGGTCACTTGTTGGGCCTTATCTTGGTAGAGGTCCGTTAAGAAGGTCGGATAAGCCTTGCCATAGCGCTCATAATCTTCTGTCTCGTAGCGGTTTTGGATGACTTTTTCGTCATCTCCCAGGGGGAAGGTTCGCTTTCTTGTTTGGTTGCCAAAATCATCCAAGGAAGTCCAACTTTGTTCTCCTGTATTGTCCTGCCAGATAACAGCAGGCAATTCATAGCTTGAATCGTAGCCCAGTAATTTTTTAGAAAGTAGGGCGTTCATGCTTTCGCGGAAGTCAATGGATTGCCAGTTGTTGAGGTAGACATGGGCACCATTGTGATAGAAGAGGTGTTTCTTGATGCTTGCTGGAAGAGCCTGGAACATATTAAAGACGTGAAGGGGTTTGACGTTCCAGTCTTGGGAGCCATGGGTAAAGACCACCTCTGCCTTGACCCGATTTGCGTTTAAGAGATAATTGCGATCGTGCCAGAACTGATTGTAGTCTCCGAAAGCGCGTTCCAGCTCTTTTTTGACGCGATCAAGATCGGCTTGGTGGGCCGCATTGTGATGTAAATAATCCCCACCTAGAAGGTTGCGCGAATAGGTCAATTCGGCAAGGGAGTCAAAATCTTCACCTGGATAGCCACCAGGACTTGTCACGAGACCATTTTCGCGGTAATAGTTGTACCAAGAAGAGATCCCTGCTTCTGCAATGATGACTTCTAGGCCGTCCACACCTGTGGTCGCAAGACCGTTAGACATGGTTCCAAGGTAGGAGATCCCGGTAGTTGCGACCTTTCCATTAGACCAGTCGGCTTTGACTTGACGCTGGCGTGTGTGATCTGTAAAGGCCCGGCAACGGCCATTGAGCCAGTCGATGACATTCTTGTAGGCTTCGATTTGTTGGTAACTTCCATTGGTCATTAGCCCTTGCGAATCTTTTGTCCCCACTCCAGATACGTAAAGATTGGCGTAGCCACGGGGCAGCAGGTAGTCATTGAGGGTGTAGCTAGAGTTGATATGAGTGAGTGTTTCTTCAGCTTCATCGACTAGTTCAGCTTGACCAAGAGGGTCCACCAATTCTAATTGAGGTGTTTCTACTTGAATGGTATGAGGTTCTTTAACCTCGAGGTCGACATTCATATTGTAGAGGGCCTTGTCGCTGGCCTTGTCGTTAGTCCCTTGGTGGTAAGGGCTAGCGGTCATGACAGCTGGAATCTTTCCTTCATAGCGAGGACGGATGATGCTGACCTTGACCAAGTCTGGCAGACCATCCTTATCGGTATCGACCCGGCTTTCGACATAAACGACCTCGCGGATGGCATCCTGGCTTGTAAAGGTCGCGAGGCTCTTACCATTAAAATAGTGATACTGGTTGGTCTCAGGAATCAAACCATCGCTAACCAACTGATCAATTAGTAAATTCCCTTTGACTGTTCGAGTATTGAGGAGGTGATAGAGGTTTTCAACCAAGTTTCCATACTCAATCGGAAATTGGACTTCTTTCAAAAAACTGGTCGTATCTTCAAAATCAATAAAATAGTGGAAACCGAGCAACTGGAGAGCTACTGTGTAAAAAATGTTCGAAGACCATTCGCGGTCAGATTGGATATAAGTTAAAAAGTCTGTTTTAGAATCCACCACTAGGTTAGAGAGGGGATAATCTGTATCTTTATAGGTGAAGTAAACCTTGCGGACAAACCATTCAAACAGTTCTTTTTCTGGGAGGTGGGTGGGAAGGTCAAACCCAATTTCTTTTAGTTCCTTAAGAATGTCTTTTTGGTCAACAGATAGATAGCTATATTGATTGTATTTCATAGGCTGCTCCTTTTATCAGTTTCTTTGTTCTTTGTTCTTTACTTCTTATATTATACTTGATAAAATAGTATTTGTCTAAAGACCTTTCGTCTATAAGGAGAAGGAATATTGAAAAAAATATCTTTTGAACAAGTTGCAAGAAGACGGACCTTATTGTTTGGGGTTCTTGCCGTCATTTTTGGGATTCTCATTTTTCGAAACGGCGTTGGTTTCACCAAATTTTCCTTGGATCTATTAGCCATTTACTTTTTAGTTGATGGACTAGGAAGCTTTCTTCTTCGCTTTTTGTTACGTAGCAAGTCTATTTCCTATAGCCACTCTATTTGGTTTATTTTTCTTTCACTTGCGTTGATCTGGTTGAATCGACTGAGTAGTCTGCCCGTAAACTTAGTTGTGATTTGTTTAGGGGCATATCAGTTGGGGAGTGCCATTGTCTATGGGATCACATTTTGGCTTTATAAGGCCAATCGGGTAAAAGGAGGCTGGCTCTATTTATGGGATGCGCTTTTAAACGGTGGGATTGGTCTAGCAACTGTCTTGGAACCTGGTTCAGATGGGCACTTCCAATTTATCCTCTTGGGGGCTTATCTGGTCTTGTTGGGGATTTCTAATATTCGAGATGGTATTTTATTTGACAAAGACCAACAAGGCCAAGAGTTAAAACGTCGCTTTCGTATTAGCCTACCGGTTATCTTTGCAGCCTTTATCCCTGCTAAGGAGTTAAAACGGTTTAACCAGTTTCTTCAAAAAGGGAGCTCGGCGGGACACACAGGCCCTTATCGATTGGTGAAAAAAGAAGAAGAGGCAAGGGAATTAGAAATTTTGGTTCATACTTCTGACAGCAACTTATTTGGAGCGATTGGGCATGTAGATATTTGTTATCAGGGGAAGGTCATTTCTTACGGAAGTTACGATCCCTTTTCAGAGCGTCTATTTGGGACGATTGGGGATGGCGTACTGTTTAAAGTGGATAAGGAACCATACATCGAACTATGTAAAAAAGAGAGTCAAAAGACGCTGTTTGGCTACAGCCTATCCCTTACCGAAGAAGAGAATCAGGCAGTAGAGAAGCGTCTAGCTGAAATTGATCAGTTGTTAGAACCTTGGGATCCACCTAGGAGGTTACTGGAAGACGGTCAGCCGGCCTACGCTTACAAATTGAAATATGATTTAGGGGCTGAGCTATATAAATTTACTTCTTCGCGTTTTAAATCTTACTTTGTTCTGTCTACTAATTGCTGTCTGTTAGCAGATTCAATTGTGGGACAGGCGGGAACGGCTGTATTAGATGTTCGTGGAGTGATTGCACCGGGGACCTATCAGGATTACTTAGAATATGAATTTGAAGCTCCAAACGGGCGGGTCCATACACGAACAGTATATTAAGTAAAGAAAGACAGATTTTTATTTTTGAAAAATCTGTCTTTTTTGCACAAGATTTCTTGTAAAAAGCCAGAAAATCTTTTACAATAAAAAGTGCTTGGAGGAAAGTATGACAGCAAATCAGATCGTAAGAGTGATCCCAGTCTTGAAAGTGAATAACCGAAATGTCAATCAACGCTTTTATGAAGAGACATTGGGAATGAAAGTATTAGTGGAAGAAGGAGCTCTCCTATCTTTAGGAGATGCCTCAAAAGTAGAAAAAATCGTCTTAGAAGAGTCACCGAGTATGCGTTCGCGTAAGGTCGAAGGTCCAAAGAAATTGGGTCGCATCGTGGTGAAAGTGGCACAAGCTCAAGAAATTGATTATTTGTTGGCCCGCCAGCCAGAAACAAGCGCCCTTTACCAAGGAGCTAATGGTCGCGCCTTTGAAGTTGTGTCTCCTCAAGGAGATACCATTTTCGTGCATGCTGAAGAAAATCTTGAAAGCCTAGAACCGTTGGAGAAAGCGCCTCTTGTAGAAGCTCCCGAAGATTTTAAAGGTTTGACGAACTTTGATGTGGACTTTCTTGAGGTCAACGTGGTTGATCTTGCCCAATCTCAGGAGCTTTACAGACGCTTGCCAGATCTGGCCCACTTTATCCATTTTCAGGAAGCCCAAGGAAAAGATCTCCAAGTTGAGAACAAGGTTACTTGGGATTTGAGCATGATCAAGGTCGAATTGGCATCTTTTGATGTGGAAGACTTGAAAGAACGCTTGGGAGAAGCTGTCGATTTTGTGCACCGTAAGGGAACTTTCTTGATTGCCAAGGATCCAAGTCAGATCGAACTCTGGTTTGAAGCCAATCAAGATCAGGTCCATATTTCTTATGAAGAATAAGAATGGAGTGATGAGCGTGAATGCAATCATCGAAAAAATTACCGAACAAATCCAAGAAGGCATCTATCCAGGTGCCTCTCTTGCGCTTTACCGCGATGGTCAGTGGAGTGAGCACTATCTGGGACTAGCGGATCCTGAAAAAGGAGAGCCAGTAGTGGCTGACCTGGTCTATGATTTGGCTAGTGTCAGTAAGGTCGTCGGAGTTGCTACCATCTGTGCCTTTTTGTATGCGAAAGGGGAGCTTGCGCTTGATCGCCCCTTTAAAGAGCTTTACCCGCGTTTTGCTCATGAGAAGACGACCATCCGGGAACTCTTGACCCATACTTCTGGGCTGGATCCTTTTATCCCCAACCGGGATCAATTGGATGCGAGACAGTTGAAAACAGCTCTTGAAAATTTGCAGTTAAAAGAAGACAAGAGTTTTCATTACACCGACGTCAATTTTCTTCTGCTGGGCTTTTGGTTAGAAGACAGGTTTCGCCAGCCCTTGGATCGCTTATTTGAAGAGCTGATTTTTACACCTTGGAAGATGACGGAGACACGGTTTGGACCGGTCGAAAAGGCGGTGCCAACGGTCCGTGGAGTGGCTTCTGGAAGTGTTCATGATCCCAAAGCGAGAGTTCTGGGCCCTCATGCGGGAAGTGCTGGACTTTTTTCAACTGTTGCTGATCTAGAGCGCTTCTTAGAGCGTTATCTGAAGGAGGATTTTGCGCGTGACTTGTCTCAGAATTTTGCGCGTGAAGAGGGCAAGACCCGCGCTCTCGGATGGAATCTAGAGGGGGACTGGTTAGATCATACGGGCTATACTGGAACCTTCATCATGTATAATCGAAAGAGGCAGGAAGCTGTGATCTTTTTGTCCAACCGGACCTATGAGAAGGACGAACGGGCCCAATGGATCCTCGACCGCAACTCTTTGATGGACTTGATCAAACAAGAATTTGAAAAATAGAAATGGAAGGCTAGGATGATGGATCCTGGCCTTTTACGGTCTGTCCGTGAGAAAGAAACTGGTAGGAGATTCATTTTTGAACTCCGTCTTAGGTTGGATTTCCTTCAAAAGCATCGCTTTTTTGGCTGATTTATATTAAAATAGTAATGACCTTAATAGAGCGAGATGAATATGAACAAAGAGATAGGCGTCGGAAGGGCGCATAGTAAAATTATCTTAATTGGAGAGCATGCGGTGGTCTATGGTTATCCGGCTATTGCGCTGCCACTCCATCATATCGAAGTGACCTGCCAGATCATCCCGGCAGACAGTCCATGGATTTTGTTTGAAGATGACACCTTGTCCATGGCGGTTTTTGCGTCTCTTGAGCACCTTGGGATTCGCGAGGCCCGTATTCGCTGTCGCATTCAGTCCATGGTGCCGGAAAAACGGGGGATGGGATCATCTGCGGCGGTGAGTATCGCAGCTATTCGTGCCGTTTTTGACTATTATCAAGAGAAGCTGGATGATGAGACCTTAGAAGTTCTGGTTAATCGAGCAGAAACCATTGCTCATATGAATCCAAGTGGGCTCGATGCCAAGACTTGTTTGAGTGATCAAGCCATTAAATTCATCCGGAATGTCGGCTTTTACCCGCTGGAGCTGGGGATAAAAGCGAGCTTGGTGATTGCGGATACGGGGATTCACGGCAATACCCGTGAGGCGATTCAAAAGGTGGAAGCCAAGGGGCAGGAAGTTTTGCCCCATTTCCATGAGATTGGTCAGTTGACTCAGCAGGTGGAAGAGGCTCTGAAAATGAATGATCTAACGAACCTAGGACAGGCTTTGACTACTTGCCATGAGCACTTGAGAGCCGTGGGTGTCAGCTGTGAAAAAGCAGATCATCTGGTCGCCGTTGCCCTTGAAAATGGGGCCTTAGGCGCTAAAATGAGCGGAGGCGGTCTTGGAGGTTGTGTGATTGCCCTCGTCAAGGATTCTCGGGAAGCAGCAACCATTGCCCATGCATTAGAAAAAGAAGGAGCATACCATACATGGATCGAAAACCTGTAAAGGCTAAGTCCTATGCCAATATTGCGATTATCAAATACTGGGGAAAAGAAGATGCCAAACAGATGGTCCCTTCGACCAGTTCGATTTCGTTGACCTTAGAGAATATGTATACAGAGACGAGTCTCTCTCCCTTACCAGCAGATGCGACTGCGCATGAATTTTACATCGATGGGGAATTCCAAAATCCAGCTGAGCAAGCCAAAATTGGAGCTGTGATTGATAGCTTGAAGCCAGCAGATGAAGCAGGATTTGTTCGGGTGGATACCAGCAACAACATGCCAACTGCAGCCGGTTTGTCCTCTAGCTCAAGCGGCCTCTCTGCTCTCGTCAAGGCTTGCAATCAGTACTATGATTTGGGCTTGAGTCAGGAGGAATTAGCTCAAAAAGCCAAGTTTGCTTCGGGTTCTTCTTCACGTTCTTTCTTTGGACCCTTAGCAGCTTGGGACAAAGAAAGTGGAGAAATTTATAAGGTCAAAACAGACCTAAAACTGGCTATGATCATGCTGGTCCTCAATGACAAGCAAAAGCCCGTTTCCAGCCGGGAAGGGATGAAACGTTGCATGGAGACCTCGACTAATTTCAAAGAATGGATCGAAGAGTCTCGACAAGATTACAAGGACATGCTGGACTATCTAGCTGGCAATGATTTTGAACGGGTCGGTCAGCTGACAGAGCGCAATGCCCTTGCTATGCATGCGACGACTAGAACAGCCACTCCAGCCTTTAGCTACTTGACAGAAGAAAGCCACAAAGCTATGGACTTTGTCCGTGAGCTTCGAGCTGCAGGCCATGCTTGTTACTTCACCATGGATGCAGGGCCAAACGTTAAGGTTCTCTGTTTAGAAGAAGACTTGGATCAGCTGGTGCCTTTATTTGACGCCCGCTATCGGACCATCGTATCTAAGACAAAGGACCCTCAAGATGAAGACTAAGTATCAGGTACAGACTGGAGGCAAGCTCTATCTAGCTGGAGAATACGCAGTGCTAACGCCTGGCTATGGAGCCGTGATTCAGTTTATTCCCATTTATCTGTCAGCTACTATCCAAGAATCTAGAAGCTATCAGCTAGCCTCAGATCTCTTTGGTTACCAGGTGGATTTGACCCCAAATAAGGACTACGCCTTGATTCAAGAGACCATTCGGCTCATGGAAGAGTGGCTGAAAGATCAGGGAATAGCCCCTAAACCGTTTGATCTTCACCTTAGAGGGACGTTGGGCGAAGAGGGGAAAAAGTATGGGATTGGTTCCAGCGGAAGTGTGGTCTTGCTCGTGATCAAGGCCATGGCTGCTCTGTATGAACTAGACTTAAGTCCAGATCTGCTCTTTCGACTAGCAGCAGTGGTCTTGGTGCAAAGAGGGGACAATGGTTCCATGGGCGATTTGGCTTGTATCGCCTTCGAGGACTTGATTTATTACCAATCCTTTGATCGGGCTTGGTTGCATGAAGTCTTGACTTCTCAGCCTCTTTCACAAGTTTTAGACCTGGATTGGGACTACCAGATCTGCTCGATCCAGCCAGCCATCTCTTATGATTTTCTGGTTGGTTGGACCAAGGAACCAGCGATTTCAAGTGATTTGATCCGCCAGGTCAAGGGAGCGATTAATGAAGTCTTTCTCAAAGAAAGTCAGAGCGCAGTGAAGATTCTTGAAAAAGGTCTCCGTGAAGGGAACAAAAAAGAAATTGAGACCAGTATCAAACGTGCCGATAAGAACCTAAAGTCTTTGAACCCTTTGATCTATACCCCAGCTCTAAAAGAGCTGCAAGAAGCGACAGAGGGCCTTTCTGTCTGTGCCAAATCCAGTGGTGCTGGAGGAGGCGACTGTGGAATCGCCCTTATTTTTGACCCAGTTGAGACTCAGACCTTGATAGAGCGCTGGAAGGAAAAGAATATTGAAGTCATTTACCAAGAAAGGATGGGAGATTCGTGAGCGAAAATCGAAAAGACCAGCATATTCGCTATGCCTTGGAGCAAAGCTCCTCCTATAATAGCTTTGATGAGATCGAGCTGATTCACCGATCCCTCCCCCTTGTGGATCTAGCGGAGATTGATTTGACAACCCATTTCGCAGGGCGTGATTGGGAGGTCCCTTTTTATATCAATGCTATGACAGGCGGGAGTAAACGGGCCAAAGAGATCAATCAAAAGTTGGCAGCAGTAGCCGAAGCCTGTGGGATTCTCTTTGTGACTGGCTCTTACAGCGCAGGGCTGAAGGATCCGAACGATCAATCGTATGCGGTCAAAAAAGACCATCCTCATCTTCTTTTAGCAACCAACATTGGCATCGATAAAGAGCCAGATTTGGGCTTGCGGACAGTGGAAGAGCTACACCCCCTCTTTCTTCAAGTCCATGTGAATCTGATGCAAGAGTTGCTCATGCCCGAAGGGGAGCGGATTTTCCACACTTGGAAAGACCATCTCAAGAGCTATGGGCAGGGCTTTCCAGTGCCTGTAGTCCTGAAGGAAGTTGGCTTTGGTATGGATCCCAAAACAGTTCAGGCAGCGCTAGATGCTGGGATCAAAACCGTCGATATTTCTGGTCGTGGTGGCACTAGTTTTGCCTATATTGAGAATCGTCGTGGTGGCAATCGCGCTTATCTGGATGATTGGGGACAATCAACTGCGCAGTGTCTCTTACAGTTACAGGATCAGATAGATCAGGTTGAGGTCCTAGCAAGTGGGGGCATTCGTCATCCCCTTGATATGGTCAAGGCCTTGGTCCTTGGAGCACGTGGCGTAGGACTTTCCCGCGTTTTTCTTGAGATGGTAGAGACTAAGAGTATTGAAGAAGTAATCGTCCTTGTCCAAGGCTGGAAAGAAGACCTCAGATTGCTCCTTTGTGCGCTCGGTTGTCAGAACCTGAAAGAGCTCCGTGAAGTCGACTATCTCCTCTATGGAAAATTGTGGCAAGCGAATCAACAGAGAAAATGAAGAAAAATCATTTTAGAAACTTTCCTTAGGTGAGTACGGACGTCAGCGAACTTCTACGAAGTTCCATGACTTAGTTTTGAACCTAAGGTTTCAAAACTCCCGAGTGCCTGAAACAAAAACGTTTCAGGCACTTTTCTCACAGCGGAAAGTTTTCGTATATTATGATTCATTTTGAAAATTAGAACTCTTTTATAGTTCTTTGAAGAATCACTTAACTTATTTTACTTAAAAATTAGTTCCTATTCGTTTAGGATTGGCAAAATAAGCCAATTCTTTCTTTTTTTTAAAAAGTGTTCTCCTCAAAAATTCTGATAGTTTACGAATTGTTTACGGTTGCTGGAATCGCTTGCAAAATAGGCTTGTAAAAGAGTATACTAAATAAGGAAAAACATTTTTAAAAAGGAGTTTAGGATGAAGAAGCACTATTTTCGATCAGCTGTAGCAGCCTTGCTTCCGCTTTTGTTGATTGCTCAACCTGTTGAGGCTTGTACAGGGTTC
The Streptococcus parasanguinis genome window above contains:
- the mvk gene encoding mevalonate kinase; translated protein: MNKEIGVGRAHSKIILIGEHAVVYGYPAIALPLHHIEVTCQIIPADSPWILFEDDTLSMAVFASLEHLGIREARIRCRIQSMVPEKRGMGSSAAVSIAAIRAVFDYYQEKLDDETLEVLVNRAETIAHMNPSGLDAKTCLSDQAIKFIRNVGFYPLELGIKASLVIADTGIHGNTREAIQKVEAKGQEVLPHFHEIGQLTQQVEEALKMNDLTNLGQALTTCHEHLRAVGVSCEKADHLVAVALENGALGAKMSGGGLGGCVIALVKDSREAATIAHALEKEGAYHTWIENL
- a CDS encoding DUF308 domain-containing protein gives rise to the protein MKKISFEQVARRRTLLFGVLAVIFGILIFRNGVGFTKFSLDLLAIYFLVDGLGSFLLRFLLRSKSISYSHSIWFIFLSLALIWLNRLSSLPVNLVVICLGAYQLGSAIVYGITFWLYKANRVKGGWLYLWDALLNGGIGLATVLEPGSDGHFQFILLGAYLVLLGISNIRDGILFDKDQQGQELKRRFRISLPVIFAAFIPAKELKRFNQFLQKGSSAGHTGPYRLVKKEEEARELEILVHTSDSNLFGAIGHVDICYQGKVISYGSYDPFSERLFGTIGDGVLFKVDKEPYIELCKKESQKTLFGYSLSLTEEENQAVEKRLAEIDQLLEPWDPPRRLLEDGQPAYAYKLKYDLGAELYKFTSSRFKSYFVLSTNCCLLADSIVGQAGTAVLDVRGVIAPGTYQDYLEYEFEAPNGRVHTRTVY
- a CDS encoding Xaa-Pro dipeptidyl-peptidase, producing MKYNQYSYLSVDQKDILKELKEIGFDLPTHLPEKELFEWFVRKVYFTYKDTDYPLSNLVVDSKTDFLTYIQSDREWSSNIFYTVALQLLGFHYFIDFEDTTSFLKEVQFPIEYGNLVENLYHLLNTRTVKGNLLIDQLVSDGLIPETNQYHYFNGKSLATFTSQDAIREVVYVESRVDTDKDGLPDLVKVSIIRPRYEGKIPAVMTASPYHQGTNDKASDKALYNMNVDLEVKEPHTIQVETPQLELVDPLGQAELVDEAEETLTHINSSYTLNDYLLPRGYANLYVSGVGTKDSQGLMTNGSYQQIEAYKNVIDWLNGRCRAFTDHTRQRQVKADWSNGKVATTGISYLGTMSNGLATTGVDGLEVIIAEAGISSWYNYYRENGLVTSPGGYPGEDFDSLAELTYSRNLLGGDYLHHNAAHQADLDRVKKELERAFGDYNQFWHDRNYLLNANRVKAEVVFTHGSQDWNVKPLHVFNMFQALPASIKKHLFYHNGAHVYLNNWQSIDFRESMNALLSKKLLGYDSSYELPAVIWQDNTGEQSWTSLDDFGNQTRKRTFPLGDDEKVIQNRYETEDYERYGKAYPTFLTDLYQDKAQQVTIDLPIEEDLHLNGKARLHLRLHSSTNKGLLSAQLLELGSKKYLQPYPAVLSVRTLDNGRYHMLDNLTELPFKEAGQRVISKGYLNLQNRHDLLEVEAVTPGEWMEFDFDLQPTIYKLEKGATLRLVLYTTDFEITVRDQTDYQLTIDLAQSSLHLPEMTEAH
- the fni gene encoding type 2 isopentenyl-diphosphate Delta-isomerase codes for the protein MSENRKDQHIRYALEQSSSYNSFDEIELIHRSLPLVDLAEIDLTTHFAGRDWEVPFYINAMTGGSKRAKEINQKLAAVAEACGILFVTGSYSAGLKDPNDQSYAVKKDHPHLLLATNIGIDKEPDLGLRTVEELHPLFLQVHVNLMQELLMPEGERIFHTWKDHLKSYGQGFPVPVVLKEVGFGMDPKTVQAALDAGIKTVDISGRGGTSFAYIENRRGGNRAYLDDWGQSTAQCLLQLQDQIDQVEVLASGGIRHPLDMVKALVLGARGVGLSRVFLEMVETKSIEEVIVLVQGWKEDLRLLLCALGCQNLKELREVDYLLYGKLWQANQQRK
- a CDS encoding phosphomevalonate kinase; translation: MKTKYQVQTGGKLYLAGEYAVLTPGYGAVIQFIPIYLSATIQESRSYQLASDLFGYQVDLTPNKDYALIQETIRLMEEWLKDQGIAPKPFDLHLRGTLGEEGKKYGIGSSGSVVLLVIKAMAALYELDLSPDLLFRLAAVVLVQRGDNGSMGDLACIAFEDLIYYQSFDRAWLHEVLTSQPLSQVLDLDWDYQICSIQPAISYDFLVGWTKEPAISSDLIRQVKGAINEVFLKESQSAVKILEKGLREGNKKEIETSIKRADKNLKSLNPLIYTPALKELQEATEGLSVCAKSSGAGGGDCGIALIFDPVETQTLIERWKEKNIEVIYQERMGDS
- the mvaD gene encoding diphosphomevalonate decarboxylase, encoding MDRKPVKAKSYANIAIIKYWGKEDAKQMVPSTSSISLTLENMYTETSLSPLPADATAHEFYIDGEFQNPAEQAKIGAVIDSLKPADEAGFVRVDTSNNMPTAAGLSSSSSGLSALVKACNQYYDLGLSQEELAQKAKFASGSSSRSFFGPLAAWDKESGEIYKVKTDLKLAMIMLVLNDKQKPVSSREGMKRCMETSTNFKEWIEESRQDYKDMLDYLAGNDFERVGQLTERNALAMHATTRTATPAFSYLTEESHKAMDFVRELRAAGHACYFTMDAGPNVKVLCLEEDLDQLVPLFDARYRTIVSKTKDPQDED
- a CDS encoding CppA N-terminal domain-containing protein, translated to MTANQIVRVIPVLKVNNRNVNQRFYEETLGMKVLVEEGALLSLGDASKVEKIVLEESPSMRSRKVEGPKKLGRIVVKVAQAQEIDYLLARQPETSALYQGANGRAFEVVSPQGDTIFVHAEENLESLEPLEKAPLVEAPEDFKGLTNFDVDFLEVNVVDLAQSQELYRRLPDLAHFIHFQEAQGKDLQVENKVTWDLSMIKVELASFDVEDLKERLGEAVDFVHRKGTFLIAKDPSQIELWFEANQDQVHISYEE
- a CDS encoding serine hydrolase domain-containing protein, with amino-acid sequence MSVNAIIEKITEQIQEGIYPGASLALYRDGQWSEHYLGLADPEKGEPVVADLVYDLASVSKVVGVATICAFLYAKGELALDRPFKELYPRFAHEKTTIRELLTHTSGLDPFIPNRDQLDARQLKTALENLQLKEDKSFHYTDVNFLLLGFWLEDRFRQPLDRLFEELIFTPWKMTETRFGPVEKAVPTVRGVASGSVHDPKARVLGPHAGSAGLFSTVADLERFLERYLKEDFARDLSQNFAREEGKTRALGWNLEGDWLDHTGYTGTFIMYNRKRQEAVIFLSNRTYEKDERAQWILDRNSLMDLIKQEFEK